The Manihot esculenta cultivar AM560-2 chromosome 11, M.esculenta_v8, whole genome shotgun sequence genome includes a region encoding these proteins:
- the LOC110625588 gene encoding fasciclin-like arabinogalactan protein 14: LTMSPISSASHFALFFSFFLLFSTASAFNITRILSNYSDFGSFNDMLSRNHLAEDINNRRTITILAVDNVSPLDSLSSAAQKRVLSLHVVLDYYDIAKLKKLSKKSAVLTTLYQSSGQARGRQGFLNVTSKGGDQIVFGSAIAGSSLNSNLVKSVAAQPYNISVLQVSSLIMPDSVVRSKSTQRPAKAPAPASPAPAPSPEDADSPSPTADASASSPIADGPVADSPEADSHGVASASGGSLAMVGMVLFFVWGLPKMI, from the coding sequence TTAACAATGTCTCCCATCAGCTCTGCTTCTCATTTtgctctcttcttctctttcttccttCTCTTCTCCACTGCTTCTGCTTTTAACATCACCAGAATCCTAAGCAACTACTCGGATTTCGGCAGCTTCAATGACATGTTATCACGAAACCATCTAGCAGAAGACATTAATAACCGCCGAACCATCACCATCCTCGCTGTTGATAACGTATCCCCTCTCGATAGCCTATCATCGGCTGCGCAGAAAAGGGTCTTGAGCCTGCATGTGGTATTGGATTATTATGATATTGCCAAGCTCAAAAAGTTGTCAAAGAAATCTGCAGTTCTCACTACCCTTTACCAGTCCAGTGGCCAAGCCAGAGGCAGACAAGGGTTCTTGAATGTGACATCTAAGGGTGGTGATCAGATTGTCTTTGGTTCTGCAATTGCCGGATCCAGTCTTAATTCCAATCTTGTCAAGTCGGTCGCCGCCCAACCATATAATATTTCTGTGTTGCAGGTAAGCTCTCTTATAATGCCTGATTCTGTAGTCCGCAGTAAAAGCACCCAGAGACCAGCCAAGGCACCTGCACCAGCGTCTCCGGCACCTGCTCCTTCACCAGAAGATGCTGATTCTCCTAGCCCAACTGCAGATGCTTCAGCCTCATCTCCCATCGCAGATGGTCCAGTGGCAGATTCTCCTGAAGCGGATTCTCATGGGGTTGCATCTGCGAGTGGCGGAAGCCTTGCGATGGTCGGGATGGTTTTGTTCTTCGTCTGGGGTCTACCAAAGATGATCTGA